The Rubrobacter tropicus nucleotide sequence GACGCCGTCAGGCGTCTCGGCGCCGGCGAGACGATCCTGCCGCTCGGGGAGGTCGTCGAGCTGTTGCGTTTCGCCGGAACCCATAAGGAGCAGGAGCAGGAGGCGCACCGGGCGCTCGATAGCCTCACGGACCGCGAGCGGGAGATACTCACCCTATTGGCCGAGGGCCTGGACGCCGCGGAGATCTCCTCCCAGCTCCACATCAGCGCCAAGACGGAGCGCAACCACGTGGCGCGCATCCTATCCAAGCTGGGCGCCCACTCCCGGCTGCAGGCCGTCATCTTCGCCGCCCGCCACGGCGCGGTCGAAATATCTTAGAGCGGTCAGCGATCAGCCCGCTGCGGCTTCGCCTCCGCTTCCATCGGCCGGCTTTTGCTGATAGCTGACCGCTGGGGTCGTGGTTTCACCGCCTGCGTCCGAACGCGAAGTAGGAGATGGGGCCCACGAAGTTGACGAACGAGATGGCGGTCCACGCCCATTTGTTGCCCCGGATCTCCTCCACCGGACGCCGGTAGATGTCCGCGAGGGCCATCAGGAGCAGCGAGATCTGGACCGATCCCACCGTCAGGACCACGGTTTTCTCTCTGTCGCTCAGTTCGCTCCACCTGGTCTTCGCCACGGCCGTATCCCCTTCTGCCAGGTTACCTACCCACTCCTTGACCGCCGCATCGGGCGTCCCTCTATTCCGGCTCTTCGAACACCAGCCACGAGCCCTTGATGCCCTCGATACCCCGCCCGCCGCCGAAGTCGCCCTTTCCGGGCACCACCTTCACCAGGCGATCACCCTCGCCTGCGAAGTCTTCCAGCGTGCCGGTAAGGTCTTCCCTGTGCAGGACGAAGACTACCCGCTGCTGCTTGGTCATCTCTTCGATGGACGCCCGGTCGCCTTCGCCCTCGGCGACGGCCTCGGCGAGGAGCCGTTGCCGCTCGGCCGCCTCTTCCCACAACTCGGCCCTGCGGGCGTCCACCTCGGCCTGACGGGTCTTCTCCTGCGCGCGGTAGTCCTCCACGTGGTCCTCGATCTTCTTCAGGATCCTCTCGATGACGGGCCTCCGATTCTCGTCCATCTCGCACCTCCTCGTCCTTTTTTTTGACAACGCCGCCTGCTGGGGCGGCACAACACCACTTAACTACGAACCACGAGGGTGCGCGCCGCCATGTCCCCCAAGCGCTGGTTCTTGCCCGAGACCAGCACGGTCACGAAGGCCACCCCGTAGCCCAGGAGGCCATCTACCATGCGGAGCGCCGTCCTTATAACAGCGGCCCGCAGACTGGGTGCCCGACCCCCGGCCCCTTCCCGTAAGACCTTTATGCCGAAGAGCATCTTCCCGACGGTCTGACCCACGTACCCTTCGAGAAGCACGTAGTAGAAGACCACGAGAAGGACGTAGACTACGGTCGGGATGGCCGGCATCGAGGCGTCCCAGCCAAAGGCGTCCGTCTTGGTGATCGTCCCGAAGAGCGCGGCCATGACGGCGAACAGCAACCCCAGCAGCAGCCCGTCCACGATCGTTGCCAAGATCCTGCGCCCCGTGACGTGTACGTCTTCGCGCGTGCCGGCAACCGGCGGAACGGCAGAACCTTCGACGATCATACTCGCCTCACCTCCTACCAACGGGCGAGGCCACAGGCCCCGCGGTTCTTACAGCGTCCGAAGTATGCGGTTGGGCGAACGGCAAGAGCTTGCCGAAAACTGCCCGGTTGTCTGGGCCAAATTGACCAATTGCGGTGTCATCCGAGAGGGGCTACCCTTCGATAACCGGTGCGGTCCACACAACTAGTCTCTGGTGCCGATCAGCTTGTTTCTGACCGCTACTCATCCCGCTCGCTTCGTGGATCACGACTACCCCAGGCCACGGCCCCCTCCAACGGCGTGGCTACGTAGGCCGACAGCCCACCGCAGGGGTGGGAATCTCGACTTCCTGTTACCGTCCTTGCCGTATCGAAACGCCCACCGACCAGAAGCAGCGGGACCGGCTCGCCTTGCCCCGACCCACCACGCGTATCCTCGGCCGGCCGGCATCTCAGCCCCGGCTAGATGCGCCCCGGTTCCGTTCGCCTGGACGATCGTCACCATCGCTTTGGGCCGATCTGACCACGCGGGGCACGTTGCCATTGCTTGCCCTTTCGGAAGCCGTCGGAGAAAGGTTCCAGACTCGACAGTCGTCTGGTCAGGGTCAATTCTGGTTATGGAGATAGTTGATCCGCGTCAGGACGGAGGGCGTCCCTTACCCTAGAGTGAGTTGGACGGCCTCGCGTGAAGACGGGGGGCCGCAGGGACCCACGAGGCCACACGCGCGAAACGGTTGTCGCGACCCGAAGGGAGCAACGTGAAACGCCGACGCGAACACACGAAGAGTTGGCTGTTGCTGACCGCGCCCATCGCCGTTCTCGTGACGTTCGCGGCCGGGGGAGAACTGCTCTTCGACGTTTTTCGCGGCGACTCACCGTATTTCGTCGCCCAGGCGATAGGCCAGGACATCGTTACGCTGGTGGTCGCGCTCCCAGCGCTCATGATCGGGGCAGTCCTGGCAGCGCGCGGTTCTGACCGCGCCCGGCTGGTCTGGTTTGGTGTCCTGGTCTACTTGGTGTACACGTACGTGATCTACGCTTTCCACGTGCGCTTCAACCCCCTCTTCCTCGTCTACGTGGCGCTGCTGGGGTTCTCGCTCTACGCCCTAATCGGAGGCCTCGCGACCACGGACTTCGAAAGGATCAAAGCGCGCCACACCCGCGAGAGATCCGCGAAGACGGCCGGCACGTTTCTCCTGGTGGTGTCCATCCTCTTCTACATCGTGTGGCTGGGCGAAGTGATACCGGCCCTGTTCTCCGGCGATGTCCCCCGGAGCGTAGCGGACAACGGTACGCCGACCAGCGGCGTCCACGTGCTCGACATGGCCTGGATACTCCCCGCCCTCGCGATGACAGGACTCTGGCTGCGGCGAAAGCGGGCCGTGGGTTACGCGCTGGCGGGAGCCCTTCTTACGTTCCTGGCGCTGCTCGCTCTGGCCATCGTGTTCATGGTAGTGTCCATGGCCCTGTACGGTCAGGCCGCCTCCGTGGTACCGGCGGCGATCTTCGGCCTCCTCGGAGCGGCGAGCCTGTGGATGCTCCTCCGGTACATGGGAGGCATGAAGGCGGGGTGAAGGTCGCTGATCGTCCCACCGGAGAGGATCTCCTCCACAAAACCATCGCGTGCCGTCGTCACGCTCTCGTCCCCGATCTCCGTGCCGGCGCTGGTCGGCGCCCGGCCCACGCTCGGGTTCTTTCGCGCCATCTCGGACCCGGTGCCGGCGGCGCCCGCTTGAGGTCCTAATACCCGCGCGCTACTTTCGAACAGCGCTTTGTAGCACGATGGGGAGGGCGGACAGGAAGATCGAGGCCAGTTGCCGCGGCGGGAGTTGTTCGTCTATGAAACCCAGCGACCGGGCGAGCGGAACGGCACGCATGACGTTGCCAAGCAACGCCAACGGCAGACGAGGATCCTTTCCGACGAGTTGCAGGAACCCCGTGTCGAGCAGTGCCCACGGCCGGGAGTCCCGCCGGCTCGGCGCCAGCGGACGGTGTTCACGCCACAGGCGGGCCAACTCCTCGCTTTCTTTGACGATGCGGACTATTCCGTAGCCGGCGCTGGGTTTCACGAGGCCGCGCTTCGTGCCAAGGAGCACGTGCCGGGGTCCGGCGGTCCGCAGAGGCGGGAAGCCCAAGGGTATGGATCCGCTCTCCTCGTGGGGCGCGACGAAACTTGCCCCCGGATAACGGTCCATGAGGTACCGCAGGAGTGGCGCCGCGTCCGTCTTTTCCGCGACCGGGCCGAACGTGGCGGACTCCAGCAGGGCCTCGTCGGGGCCAAGCGGCAGCAGGTACGCGAAGGACCGTTCGTCGAGCGGGTCGAACAGCGTCGCGGTCGCAGCATCGAACGCCGGTCGGTCCGAGGTGACGCGGATGCCGGTACCGTTGAGGACAGCCCCCGGCCGGTGCGGCGTAGGAAAAGCGGGGCCGATATCGCAGGCGCTGTCGAACACCCAGCAGGCGCGCAAGACGCCAGCGTCGGTGGAGACCTCGTACATTCCGTCGTCACGGCTTCCGATCGAACGTGCCGAGGTGCGGAGCCAGTCCACGGGTGCGGACTCCAGTCGTGCCGCCAGGTCGGCGAAGACGTCGCCAGAGCGTACCAGGCTCATCGTGTACGGGGCGATGGACTCCGGCGGCATGTCCCCCACCTTGGCCCGCTGCCACGCGCCGATGGCGAACCGGTCATAGGGGGTTCGCTCGTGGCTCCAGTAGCTCCAGTGGACGCTCGGTTGCGTCGGAAGCGGAGACGGATCGACAACCGCGACCCGCCCAGGCAGTTCCTTTCGCAACTCCTTCAGGAGCAATGAGGCGGCCAGGCCGCCGCCAACAAAAACCACATCGTACTCTCGAACGGACATCGGCGACCATTCTACGCCGGATTCTCCTGCTTCGGCAGGAAGATCCGGCGGCGAGTCCTTGGGCAGACTCGACGATGTTCTCCCACTTCTGACCATCACTCCGCGTGGCCATCGACCTCCGCGCGACAACTACCGCCCGACGTGTCGAGGTGAGGGATCGGCGGTGCCTTCGAGCCAGGACGCCGCCCGCGAGCGATGCACAGCCGGGTGTTTGGTCAACGTTGACCACGAGAACGGTCAAAGCGGGTCATCCGTGGGTCCGCCGGCCTCGGTAGGGTGAGGGCACGTCGAACGGACAGAGGAGCAGCTCGTGAAAGCAGCCGTCGTGCGCGACTTCGGTCGGCCCCTGAGCGTGGAGGATGTGCCCAAGCCCGAGCCCGGCCGAGCGAGATCCTGGTAAAGATCGAGGCTTCGGAGCTCTGCCATACCGACATCCACGCCGCTCACGGTGACTGGCCCGTGAAGCCGAAGCTCCCGCTCATACCCGGCCACGAGGGCGTGGGCATCGTGGAGAGCGTCGGAGAGGGTGTCACGGAGGTCGAGGAGGGCGAGCGGGTGTCGGTCCCCTGGCTCGGCTACGCCTGCGGGGCGTACGAGTACTGCGCCTCCGGCCGGGAGACTTTGTGCGAGCACCAGCTCAACACCGGCTACTTCCTCGACGGCGGCCACGCCGAGTACGCCAAAGCCAACGCCAAGTACGTCGGCCGGGTCCCGGAGGGCGTGAGCCCGCTGGAGGCCGCCCCCCTGACCTGCGCCGGGGTGACCACCTACAAGGCGGTCAAGGTCTCTGGCGCCCGGTCGTCGGACCTGGTTGCGATTTTCGGCGTCGGTGGA carries:
- a CDS encoding RDD family protein, translating into MIVEGSAVPPVAGTREDVHVTGRRILATIVDGLLLGLLFAVMAALFGTITKTDAFGWDASMPAIPTVVYVLLVVFYYVLLEGYVGQTVGKMLFGIKVLREGAGGRAPSLRAAVIRTALRMVDGLLGYGVAFVTVLVSGKNQRLGDMAARTLVVRS
- a CDS encoding PLD nuclease N-terminal domain-containing protein — encoded protein: MAKTRWSELSDREKTVVLTVGSVQISLLLMALADIYRRPVEEIRGNKWAWTAISFVNFVGPISYFAFGRRR
- a CDS encoding lycopene cyclase family protein, with the translated sequence MSVREYDVVFVGGGLAASLLLKELRKELPGRVAVVDPSPLPTQPSVHWSYWSHERTPYDRFAIGAWQRAKVGDMPPESIAPYTMSLVRSGDVFADLAARLESAPVDWLRTSARSIGSRDDGMYEVSTDAGVLRACWVFDSACDIGPAFPTPHRPGAVLNGTGIRVTSDRPAFDAATATLFDPLDERSFAYLLPLGPDEALLESATFGPVAEKTDAAPLLRYLMDRYPGASFVAPHEESGSIPLGFPPLRTAGPRHVLLGTKRGLVKPSAGYGIVRIVKESEELARLWREHRPLAPSRRDSRPWALLDTGFLQLVGKDPRLPLALLGNVMRAVPLARSLGFIDEQLPPRQLASIFLSALPIVLQSAVRK